In one Heteronotia binoei isolate CCM8104 ecotype False Entrance Well chromosome 1, APGP_CSIRO_Hbin_v1, whole genome shotgun sequence genomic region, the following are encoded:
- the LOC132583701 gene encoding LOW QUALITY PROTEIN: uncharacterized protein LOC132583701 (The sequence of the model RefSeq protein was modified relative to this genomic sequence to represent the inferred CDS: inserted 2 bases in 1 codon), whose amino-acid sequence MNGGCGGCRLIVINSGNSGGGCDCDCGDCCGGGNNSGCRVIMLPNSCCAIEMGGSQSTNTPLDCMLAHFKEGFTDDYGGPGQTPFRLRAFCESEWPTFGVGWPAEGSFSVDLAQKVYHVVVTPPGDHPDQFPYIDSWLSLLQKPPPWLKQCMKSTKNILVVKPQERPQRTKSGCRPQRAGSAPDLGKASYPCTTEVCDPQRSLVQSQSKPIYPSLEGGMEALDFEWPPPYVPAPPPAPPLPTVRHVGAAGGGARAPVQAAPPAVPAPVVGTPPAAGVRQHHTITRSQVPTASGSTPWGGEFPWWSPSLAEMVDRRMEARRGSFPGCPASPAVASLPPPGSPLQQFVRTPGSAIRVKTQAAEDEEGAPTGSTAALPSPSASPSTPAAQVMPLRQVQTPQFLGPGNQVQGGQSRYLYTPFSSADLLNWKTHTASYTEKPEALTNLLTSIMGTHSPTFLDCQQLFLTLFTTEERQRIFRAAKKKAEEATPAGEANPAQWLAESFPDADPGWDANNTDHMRLLRXLKIGEVLQKPDEAPGAFLERLYEAYRLYSPFDPEAAENQRMVNCAFVSQAASDIKRKLQKQEGFAGMNITQLLEIAQKVFVNREQEVKKAEDKKMKMKAALLAAAIGERNRNQNNGRARAMPPRGPQRTGVDRPGSLSLGPGEPMVKTKVGGRDLSFMIDTGAEFSVVNTQVAPTTRQTVPIAGATGKTGPRPFLQERICDLGTHLVQHRFLYVPECPLPLLGRDLLSKLRAAIYFEEDGQASVEFRAKPAGVLVLTCPLEEEWRLFQGPPEKSLIDQWASVVPGVWAEDNPPGLARHHAPIIIELQPGVQPVRLRQYPIPWKAIEGIQKHLDRLLKYGILKECQSPWNTPLLPVQKPGTGEFRPCQDLRAVNKKTVTLHPVVPNPYVLLGLVPQQADYFSVLDLKDAFFCLRIAPVSQPIFAFQWQEQSTGRKLQYTWTRLPQGFKNSPTLFSNALAQDLRDFDAVPGECVLIQYADDLLIAAQGQERCYQATLELLDLLWKAGYKVSRKKAQLCQAQVRYLGFHVSQGTRTLGRERKEAVCALPEPTSRRQVREFLGAAGFCRVWIPNFALIAKPLYEATKGGERDPFLWTAEQRNAFQELKRLLMEAPALGLPDVEKPFTLFVHERQGVAIGVLTQALGSWQRPVAYLSKQLDSVAKGWPSCIRAVTATAELIKEADKLTLGHELEVQVPHAVLTLMDYKGNYWFTNSRMTKYQAMMCENPRIRLTVTGALNPASLLPISDQPIEHDCIQTMDEIYSSRPDLTDTPLSDPDVEYYTDGSSFMQGEHRYAGYAVVTCQRTVEARPLPPGTSAQKAELIALTRALELAEGVTANIYTDSKYAFLTLHAHGALYKEKGLINAAGKAIRYGPEILKLLEAVWAPRKVAVMHCRAHQKPLSPVSMGNRKADEAAKWAATQGVEKGRDASAYPVFQVKLSEWCPRYSKAEEAWAEAQGASRARVRGWIQLPDNRLVVPDSLAWPLVLQAHDGTHFGKTALAELLDRQVYIAKLHSLCEKAALRCVSCAQNNPRQGPNRPPGIQHIGTTPFESIITDFTEMPRAGCWKYLLVFVCTYSNWIEAFPTRTEKAAEVVKHLLKSILPFWGLPVTISSDNGPAFVHKIVQEVSRVLHINWKLHAAYRPQSSGKCERANRSIKAQLSKLCQETSLKWPDALPIALFRLHCMPKKGLKVSPYEVVFGRPPPIVKGIKGDPAQIGNLVWFQEIQSLGKAMNDVSKYVLETLPLQVHNPVHPFQPGDSVWVKIWRTQPLQPRWKGPFTVLLSTPTAVKVQGLPRWIHWTHLKRAATDWQVQPAPGDGLRLKLTRRNRPLDLTHRK is encoded by the exons CCATCGAGATGGGCGGCTCCCAGTCCACTAACACCCCCTTGGATTGCATGTTGGCCCACTTCAAGGAGGGCTTCACTGATGACTATGGCGGGCCAGGTCAGACGCCCTTTCGGTTGAGGGCATTTTGCGAGTCTGAATGGCCGACGTTTGGAGTAGGGTGGCCCgcagaaggctctttctctgtgGACCTGGCCCAGAAGGTCTATCATGTTGTTGTAACTCCACCGGGTGACCACCCGGACCAATTCCCTTACATTGACTCATGGCTGTCTTTGCTCCAAAAGCCACCCCCCTGGTTGAAACAATGCATGAAgtcaacaaagaatattttggtaGTGAAGCCGCAAGAGCGGCCCCAGAGGACAAAGAGCGGCTGCCGCCCTCAGAGGGCTGGCAGCGCACCCGACCTTGGGAAGGCTTCCTACCCCTGTACAACAGAAGTGTGCGACCCTCAGAGGTCGTTGGTGCAGTCCCAGTCGAAGCCAATATACCCCAGCTTGGAGGGGGGCATGGAAGCACTCGATTTTGAGTGGCCTCCCCCTTATGTTCCCGCGCCTCCACCCGCGCCACCCCTGCCGACGGTTCGGCATGTGGGTGCTGCGGGAGGGGGAGCGCGTGCCCCCGTTCAGGCGGCTCCGCCTGCGGTGCCGGCCCCAGTGGTGGGCACGCCGCCGGCAGCAGGGGTGAGGCAGCATCATACGATCACAAGGTCCCAGGTGCCGACAGCCTCGGGCTCAACGCCATGGGGAGGGGAGTTCCCGTGGTGGAGTCCTTCCCTGGCTGAGATGGTTGACAGGAGAATGGAAGCCAGGAGAGGTTCTTTCCCGGGTTGCCCCGCGTCCCCCGCCGTCGCCAGTCTGCCCCCTCCCGGTTCTCCCCTGCAGCAATTTGTGCGTACCCCCGGCAGTGCAATTCGGGTTAAGACCCAGGCGGCTGAAGACGAGGAAGGTGCCCCCACAGGGAGCACAGCGGCCCTGCCCAGCCCTAGCGCCTCTCCAAGCACCCCGGCGGCCCAAGTAATGCCGCTGCGGCAGGTCCAGACACCTCAGTTTTTGGGACCAGGCAACCAGGTGCAGGGAGGTCAGAGCCGCTATCTTTACACTCCCTTCTCTTCTGCCGACCTTTTAAATTGGAAAACTCATACGGCCTCCTACACTGAGAAGCCAGAAGCTCTTACAAATCTTCTGACTAGCATAATGGGGACTCACAGCCCAACGTTCTTGGACTGCCAGCAACTTTTCTTGACTCTTTTCACGACTGAAGAGCGTCAGCGCATTTTTAGAGCGGCCAAAAAGAAGGCTGAGGAAGCCACCCCAGCCGGGGAGGCTAACCCTGCCCAATGGTTGGCCGAGAGTTTCCCCGACGCTGACCCTGGGTGGGACGCAAACAACACCGATCATATGAGGCTCTTAAG GCTTAAAATCGGTGAGGTCTTGCAGAAGCCCGACGAGGCTCCCGGAGCCTTCCTTGAGCGATTGTATGAGGCCTACCGCTTGTATTCGCCCTTTGACCCCGAAGCAGCTGAGAATCAGCGGATGGTAAACTGTGCGTTTGTAAGCCAGGCCGCGTCGGACATAAAGCGaaagctgcagaagcaggaaggatTTGCTGGCATGAATATTACTCAGTTGCTAGAAATTGCCCAAAAGGTGTTTGTAAATCGGGAGCAGGAAGTTAAAAAGGCAGAAGACAAAAAGATGAAAATGAAGGCTGCCCTGCTCGCCGCGGCCATAGGAGAGCGAAATAGGAATCAAAACAATGGGAGAGCTCGAGCCATGCCCCCGAGGGGACCCCAGAGGACAGGAGTT GACAGACCGGGTTCCCTATCACTTGGCCCCGGGGAGCCCATGGTCAAGACCAAGGTAGGGGGCCGTGATCTATCGTTCATGATTGATACCGGTGCTGAATTTTCAGTCGTAAATACACAGGTGGCCCCCACCACCAGACAGACTGTGCCCATTGCGGGAGCCACTGGGAAAACCGGCCCAAGACCTTTTCTCCAAGAACGCATTTGTGACTTGGGAACGCATTTGGTCCAGCACAGATTCTTATATGTTCCTGAATGCCCTCTCCCTCTGTTGGGTCGCGACCTCCTATCCAAATTAAGAGCAGCCATCTATTTCGAAGAAGATGGCCAAGCCAGTGTAGAGTTCCGGGCTAAGCCCGCCGGTGTTCTTGTGCTCACTTGCCCTTTGGAAGAGGAGTGGCGACTCTTCCAGGGACCCCCAGAGAAAAGTCTCATAGATCAATGGGCCTCCGTTGTCCCTGGGGTGTGGGCGGAAGACAATCCACCGGGCTTGGCCCGCCACCATGCTCCAATCATTATTGAACTTCAGCCAGGTGTGCAGCCTGTTCGTCTGCGGCAGTACCCCATCCCTTGGAAAgccatagaaggcattcaaaaacATTTGGACAGACTATTGAAATATGGCATCCTCAAAGAGTGCCAGAGCCCTTGGAACACCCCACTGCTCCCAGTTCAAAAGCCCGGAACAGGCGAGTTTAGGCCATGCCAGGATCTACGCGCAGTAAACAAAAAAACTGTAACCTTGCACCCGGTAGTGCCAAACCCCTATGTCTTGTTGGGGTTGGTACCACAACAGGCGGACTATTTCTCAGTCTTGGATCTCAAAGATGCGTTCTTTTGCCTGCGAATTGCCCCTGTGAGTCAGCCTATATTTGCGTTCCAATGGCAGGAGCAGAGCACTGGAAGAAAGCTCCAGTACACTTGGACGCGCCTTCCCCAAGGTTTCAAAAACAGCCCCACTCTCTTCTCCAATGCATTAGCACAAGACCTGCGGGACTTCGACGCCGTCCCGGGTGAGTGTGTCCTaattcagtatgctgatgacttATTAATAGCTGCCCAAGGACAGGAGCGCTGCTACCAGGCGACCCTCGAACTTTTGGACTTGTtgtggaaggcagggtataaggtGTCAAGGAAAAAGGCGCAGCTGTGCCAAGCCCAAGTGCGGTATTTAGGGTTCCACGTATCCCAGGGAACTCGCACATTGGGCCGTGAAAGGAAAGAGGCTGTTTGcgccctgccagagcccacgtCCAGACGTCAGGTTCGGGAGTTCCTGGGGGCAGCAGGGTTCTGTCGAGTTTGGATCCCAAATTTTGCCTTGATTGCCAAGCCCCTGTACGAAGCTACTAAAGGAGGGGAGCGAGACCCATTCCTGTGGACTGCTGAACAGAGAAATGCTTTTCAAGAACTGAAACGGCTGTTGATGGAAGCCCCTGCATTAGGGCTGCCCGATGTGGAAAAGCCTTTTACCCTTTTCGTTCATGAACGGCAGGGAGTGGCGATTGGTGTGCTGACTCAAGCTCTGGGCTCCTGGCAGCGCCCTGTCGCCTACCTCTCAAAGCAACTGGACTCAGTCGCTAAAGGGTGGCCAAGCTGCATCCGAGCCGTCACTGCGACTGCAGAACTCATCAAGGAAGCCGACAAGCTGACCTTGGGGCACGAGCTCGAAGTGCAGGTGCCCCACGCCGTCCTGACCCTGATGGACTATAAGGGTAACTATTGGTTCACAAACAGTCGGATGACGAAGTACCAGGCCATGATGTGTGAGAACCCGCGAATTCGCTTGACTGTCACGGGAGCTCTGAACCCCGCATCTTTGCTGCCTATCAGTGACCAACCTATTGAGCATGACTGCATCCAGACCATGGATGAGATCTACTCCAGCCGTCCCGACTTGACGGACACCCCCTTGTCCGATCCAGATGTTGAGTACTACACAGATGGAAGCAGTTTCATGCAGGGCGAGCATCGTTATGCCGGCTATGCGGTCGTCACATGTCAGAGAACTGTGGAAGCACGACCCCTGCCGCCAGGAACATCTGCCCAGAAGGCCGAATTGATTGCCCTGACCCGTGCATTGGAACTGGCAGAAGGAGTGACGGCGAACATCTACACCGATTCCAAGTACGCCTTTTTGACTTTGCACGCCCATGGAGCATTGTATAAGGAAAAAGGACTTATAAATGCTGCGGGGAAGGCCATCCGGTACGGGCCGGAAATTCTAAAACTATTAGAGGCCGTTTGGGCCCCACGCAAGGTCGCCGTAATGCACTGCCGGGCTCATCAAAAACCCCTTAGTCCCGTAAGTATGGGAAATCGGAAAGCAGATGAGGCTGCCAAATGGGCAGCAACCCAAGGTGTTGAGAAGGGGCGAGATGCGTCCGCCTACCCCGTATTTCAGGTTAAATTGTCTGAATGGTGCCCCCGATATAGTAAAGCTGAGGAAGCATGGGCCGAGGCCCAAGGGGCTTCCAGAGCCCGAGTtcgggggtggatccagctacCTGATAATAGGTTGGTTGTACCTGATTCCCTCGCGTGGCCCCTTGTGCTACAAGCTCATGATGGAACTCATTTTGGGAAAACTGCGTTGGCAGAATTGCTCGATAGGCAGGTGTATATTGCAAAACTGCATAGTTTATGTGAAAAAGCTGCCCTTCGTTGTGTTTCTTGTGCCCAAAACAACCCACGACAGGGTCCAAATCGTCCCCCAGGTATCCAGCACATAGGGACAACCCCCTTTGAATCTATCATCACTGATTTTACAGAAATGCCTCGAGCAGGCTGTTGGAAATATTTGCTTGTGTTTGTGTGCACCTACTCTAACTGGATTGAAGCTTTTCCGACAAGAACGGAAAAGGCAGCAGAAGTAGTGAAACATTTATTGAAAAGCATACTCCCTTTCTGGGGTCTTCCAGTAACAATTTCCTCCGATAACGGACCGGCATTTGTCCATAAAATTGTACAGGAGGTGTCACGGGTGTTACACATTAATTGGAAGTTGCACGCAGCCTATAGACCACAGTCTTCGGGTAAATGCGAACGGGCCAACAGATCGATAAAAGCTCAGCTTTCAAAATTGTGTCAGGAGACTAGTCTGAAATGGCCGGACGCATTGCCCATTGCCTTGTTCAGATTGCATTGCATGCCTAAGAAAGGGCTAAAGGTTAGCCCATATGAAGTGGTTTTTGGTCGACCACCACCTATTGTAAAAGGGATAAAAGGTGACCCAGCCCAGATTGGGAATCTTGTTTGGTTCCAAGAGATACAGTCATTAGGGAAAGCAATGAATGATGTATCTAAATATGTGTTAGAGACTCTCCCTTTGCAGGTCCATAATCCGGTCCACCCGTTCCAACCCGGGGACTCCGTGTGGGTAAAGATTTGGCGCACCCAGCCGCTCCAGCCACGGTGGAAAGGCCCGTTCACTGTCTTGCTTTCTACCCCAACTGCAGTTAAAGTCCAAGGACTGCCCAGGTGGATCCATTGGACACACTTGAAGCGAGCGGCCACTGACTGGCAGGTGCAGCCGGCTCCCGGGGACGGGTTGCGACTGAAGCTCACAAGAAGAAACCgccctctggacctcactcaccggaaGTAG